In Entomomonas moraniae, one DNA window encodes the following:
- the rpsO gene encoding 30S ribosomal protein S15 has protein sequence MALTVEEKAQIIKQYARGKDDTGSPEVQIALLTANINKLSGHFKSNAKDHHSRRGLIRMVNQRRKLQEYLRNKDSERYAALIASLGLRR, from the coding sequence ATGGCACTAACAGTTGAAGAAAAGGCTCAAATCATCAAGCAATATGCACGTGGTAAAGATGATACTGGTTCACCAGAAGTTCAAATTGCATTATTAACTGCTAATATTAATAAATTGAGCGGTCACTTTAAAAGCAATGCGAAAGATCATCACTCACGTCGTGGTTTAATCCGTATGGTTAACCAACGTCGTAAGCTTCAAGAATACTTAAGAAACAAAGATTCTGAACGCTATGCAGCATTAATTGCAAGTCTGGGGCTTCGTCGCTAA
- the pnp gene encoding polyribonucleotide nucleotidyltransferase, translating to MLNPVTKQFQFGQSTVTLETGRIARQANGAVLVTVDNDVSVLVTVVAAKTATEGQDFFPLSVHYQEKTYAAGRIPGGFTKREGRPSEKETLTSRLIDRPIRPLFPEGFYNEVQVICTVLSTSKKTDPDVAAMIGTSAALAISGIPFEGPIGAARVGFHIESGYLLNPTYEQLEASHLDMVVAGTETAVLMVESEAKELTEDQMLGGVLYAHQEFQSVIKAIKEFAAQVNTSSFEWQAAPENTALINEIKSEFGAMISQAYTITKKQERYTTLDNLRNDAIARIVGEKGEYSEQEVKNAFGLLEYRIVRENIVNGKPRIDGRDTRTVRPLNIQTGVLNKTHGSALFTRGETQALVVTTLGTARDSQLLDALEGERRDAFMLHYNFPPFSVGECGRMGSVGRREIGHGRLARRGVQAVLPNEAEFPYTIRVVSEITESNGSSSMASVCGASLSLMDAGVPLRAPVAGIAMGLVKEGEKFAVLTDILGDEDHLGDMDFKVAGTAQGVTALQMDIKINGITEEIMEIALNQALEARLHILKQMNAVLDKPRALSANAPTMLTFKIDPDKIRDVIGKGGAVIRGICEETKASIDIDDNGVLKIFGETKEAAELAQNRVLAITAEAEVGKIYEGKVERIVDFGAFVNILPGKDGLVHISQISDQRVEKVTDVLKEGQMVRVMVVDVDNRGRIKLSIKDAVAADAAATGAPVVTSVQE from the coding sequence GTGCTAAATCCGGTTACAAAACAATTTCAATTTGGTCAGTCAACAGTTACCTTAGAAACAGGGCGTATTGCTCGCCAAGCTAATGGTGCTGTATTAGTCACAGTAGATAATGATGTCAGTGTGTTGGTAACAGTGGTTGCTGCTAAAACAGCAACGGAAGGGCAAGACTTCTTCCCATTGTCAGTTCATTACCAAGAAAAAACCTATGCGGCAGGTCGCATTCCTGGTGGTTTTACTAAGCGTGAAGGTCGCCCTTCAGAAAAAGAAACATTAACCTCTCGTTTAATCGATCGTCCGATTCGTCCTTTATTTCCCGAAGGTTTCTACAATGAAGTACAAGTAATTTGTACCGTACTTTCTACTAGCAAGAAAACAGACCCAGATGTTGCTGCGATGATTGGTACTTCAGCTGCTCTTGCTATTTCAGGGATCCCTTTCGAAGGGCCTATTGGTGCAGCACGTGTTGGTTTCCATATTGAATCAGGTTATTTATTAAACCCAACCTATGAGCAGCTAGAGGCTTCACACCTTGATATGGTGGTAGCAGGTACTGAGACAGCTGTATTAATGGTTGAGTCTGAAGCTAAAGAGCTAACAGAAGACCAAATGTTAGGTGGTGTACTTTATGCACACCAAGAATTCCAATCTGTTATTAAGGCTATCAAAGAATTTGCTGCCCAAGTAAATACGTCTAGTTTTGAATGGCAAGCAGCTCCTGAAAATACAGCACTAATTAATGAGATTAAATCAGAGTTTGGCGCTATGATTTCCCAAGCCTATACCATTACTAAAAAACAAGAGCGTTATACCACCTTAGATAACTTGCGTAATGATGCTATTGCAAGAATTGTTGGTGAAAAAGGTGAGTATTCTGAACAAGAAGTTAAAAATGCTTTTGGTTTATTAGAGTACCGTATTGTTCGTGAAAACATAGTTAATGGTAAACCTCGTATTGATGGTCGTGATACACGTACAGTGCGTCCTCTTAATATCCAAACAGGTGTGTTGAATAAAACCCATGGTTCAGCATTGTTTACCCGTGGTGAAACACAGGCTCTTGTTGTGACTACACTAGGCACCGCTCGTGATTCTCAACTGCTTGACGCACTTGAGGGAGAAAGACGTGATGCCTTCATGCTGCATTATAACTTCCCTCCATTTTCTGTTGGTGAGTGTGGACGTATGGGGAGTGTAGGGCGTCGTGAAATTGGTCATGGTCGTCTTGCTCGCCGTGGTGTACAAGCTGTATTACCAAATGAGGCAGAATTCCCTTATACCATCCGTGTGGTTTCTGAAATTACAGAATCAAATGGTTCTAGTTCTATGGCCTCTGTGTGCGGTGCCTCATTATCATTAATGGATGCCGGTGTTCCTTTACGTGCTCCTGTTGCAGGTATTGCTATGGGCTTGGTTAAAGAAGGTGAGAAATTCGCTGTATTAACCGATATTTTAGGTGACGAAGACCATTTAGGTGATATGGACTTTAAAGTAGCGGGTACTGCTCAAGGTGTGACCGCGTTACAAATGGACATCAAGATTAATGGTATTACCGAAGAGATTATGGAAATTGCGCTAAACCAAGCATTAGAAGCACGTTTACATATCCTTAAGCAAATGAATGCTGTGCTTGATAAGCCACGTGCACTATCTGCTAATGCTCCTACGATGCTAACTTTTAAGATTGATCCTGATAAGATTCGTGATGTAATTGGTAAAGGTGGTGCCGTTATTCGTGGTATCTGTGAAGAAACTAAAGCCTCTATCGATATTGATGATAATGGCGTACTTAAAATCTTTGGTGAAACTAAAGAGGCAGCAGAGCTTGCACAAAATCGTGTTTTAGCCATTACAGCAGAAGCTGAAGTAGGCAAGATCTACGAAGGTAAGGTTGAGCGCATTGTTGATTTTGGTGCCTTTGTTAATATTTTACCAGGTAAAGATGGTTTAGTTCATATTTCTCAAATCAGCGATCAACGTGTTGAAAAAGTGACTGACGTATTAAAAGAAGGTCAAATGGTGCGTGTGATGGTGGTTGATGTTGATAACCGTGGACGTATCAAGCTTTCTATTAAAGACGCAGTAGCTGCCGATGCCGCAGCAACAGGTGCTCCTGTAGTGACTTCTGTACAAGAGTAG
- the yacG gene encoding DNA gyrase inhibitor YacG gives MNNHKLIKCPTCQKEVLFSSKNPFRPFCSERCKLIDLGAWAAEEHAIAGQDLICDEFMTDEELNDILSKKLH, from the coding sequence ATGAATAACCACAAACTAATCAAATGCCCTACATGCCAAAAAGAAGTGCTGTTTAGCAGTAAAAATCCCTTTCGACCATTTTGTAGCGAGCGCTGTAAATTAATTGATCTAGGCGCATGGGCAGCCGAAGAACATGCCATTGCAGGACAGGATTTAATTTGTGATGAATTTATGACAGATGAAGAACTCAATGACATCCTTTCTAAAAAGTTACATTAA
- the coaE gene encoding dephospho-CoA kinase (Dephospho-CoA kinase (CoaE) performs the final step in coenzyme A biosynthesis.), whose amino-acid sequence MKKWVLGITGGIGSGKSTIVRLFTNRGIGAIDADFAARLVVSKGKPALDQIHDHFGAKILLPDGNLDRAALRKIIFNTPGQRQWLEQLLHPLIRQEIVNFLNNVSSPYAILVSPLLIETNQIQLVNHILVIDAPETLQVERSIARDHCTEEQVKAIMQTQLPRNERLQYAQDIIYNDGSVNNLVTEVDRLHQHYLTLSQQKYHE is encoded by the coding sequence GTGAAAAAGTGGGTTCTAGGCATTACTGGTGGCATTGGCAGTGGTAAAAGCACTATTGTACGCCTATTCACTAATAGAGGAATTGGAGCGATTGATGCAGACTTTGCGGCTCGTCTAGTTGTATCTAAAGGGAAACCAGCATTAGATCAAATTCATGATCACTTTGGTGCTAAAATACTACTACCTGACGGCAATTTAGACCGAGCAGCACTTCGTAAAATAATTTTCAATACACCAGGACAACGTCAATGGTTAGAACAACTACTGCACCCACTGATTCGCCAAGAAATCGTTAATTTCCTTAATAATGTATCTTCTCCCTATGCTATTTTAGTTTCTCCTTTGCTAATAGAAACAAATCAAATCCAACTAGTGAATCATATCTTAGTTATTGATGCTCCTGAAACATTGCAAGTTGAACGAAGCATAGCGCGGGACCATTGCACTGAGGAGCAAGTTAAAGCAATTATGCAAACACAACTCCCTCGCAATGAAAGATTACAGTATGCTCAAGATATCATTTATAATGATGGTTCAGTCAACAACTTGGTAACAGAGGTTGATCGTTTACATCAACATTACCTAACTTTATCGCAACAAAAATACCATGAATAA
- a CDS encoding prepilin peptidase — protein sequence MSVFIDYPAFFIFASLLIGLLVGSFLNVVIYRLPVMMMNSWRKEAREILEIPKPTENPVRFNLILPASTCPHCGHKISALENIPILSYLFLKGRCRGCKSPISIRYPLIELLSCLLSGWIAWQLGFSIEALLLIFLTWGLIAMSMIDIDHQLLPDSLVLPLLWLGILAHVFDYFPNITLTESILGAVIGYLTLWIVNALFKLIRGMDGIGHGDFKLLALFGAWAGYQIIPVVILFSAAAGAIIGIISMLCFKGNNKIPYGPYLAIAGWIALLWGQQIVTAYLEFSGIQ from the coding sequence ATGTCTGTATTTATTGATTATCCTGCATTTTTTATCTTTGCTTCCCTGCTTATTGGTTTATTAGTAGGGAGTTTCCTCAATGTTGTGATTTATCGTCTTCCTGTGATGATGATGAATAGTTGGCGTAAAGAAGCGAGAGAAATATTAGAGATTCCTAAACCTACAGAAAATCCTGTACGTTTTAACCTTATCCTCCCCGCTTCAACCTGCCCACACTGTGGACATAAAATCAGTGCTTTAGAAAATATTCCTATTTTAAGTTATCTTTTTTTAAAAGGACGTTGTAGAGGTTGTAAGTCACCAATCAGTATTCGCTATCCTTTAATCGAACTACTTTCGTGTTTATTATCAGGCTGGATTGCTTGGCAACTAGGTTTTTCGATTGAAGCACTATTATTGATTTTCCTTACGTGGGGACTTATCGCCATGAGTATGATCGATATTGATCATCAACTCTTACCCGACAGCCTTGTTTTACCTTTATTGTGGTTAGGCATTCTTGCACATGTTTTTGACTATTTTCCAAACATTACACTGACTGAATCTATACTCGGTGCGGTCATAGGTTATCTAACTTTATGGATCGTTAATGCTTTATTTAAACTCATTCGTGGCATGGATGGCATTGGACATGGAGACTTTAAACTATTAGCCTTATTCGGTGCATGGGCTGGCTACCAAATAATTCCAGTTGTTATCCTCTTCTCTGCCGCTGCTGGTGCTATTATTGGTATTATTAGCATGTTATGTTTTAAAGGTAATAATAAAATACCTTATGGTCCCTATTTAGCTATTGCTGGCTGGATTGCCCTCTTATGGGGACAACAAATTGTTACCGCTTATCTTGAGTTCTCAGGGATTCAATAA
- a CDS encoding type II secretion system F family protein — MAQAAKTRTYLWKGVDKSGAKLKGELNATDPTVIKAILRKQGITAKQISRKLELGIGGKIKPLDIAIITRQLATMIKAGVPMIQALEIIAEGAEKPKIRELLDNIKIEVASGNSFTSALRKRPLYFDELYCSLIESGEKSGTLETLLDRVAGYKEKSESLKKKIKKAMIYPIAILVVAAIVSAILLVKVVPQFAQVFTSFGADLPWLTQQVVDASEYLQSDGWKVIIAIIVIGFAFKETYKRSMSFRNIVDRGLLRVPVIGAVIHNSSIARFTRTLSTTFAAGVPLVEALESVAGATGNIVYKNAVLKIKQDVSTGRQLNFAMRSSGVFPSLAIQLTAIGEESGSLDGMLGKAADFYEEVVDTIVDSLSALMEPVIMVVLGVIIGTLIIAMYLPIFQMGQVV, encoded by the coding sequence ATGGCACAAGCAGCAAAAACGCGTACTTATTTGTGGAAAGGTGTCGATAAGTCAGGCGCAAAACTTAAGGGTGAGCTTAATGCAACAGACCCTACGGTTATTAAGGCAATCCTTCGTAAACAAGGTATTACCGCAAAACAAATTAGCCGTAAGCTAGAGCTAGGTATTGGTGGTAAAATAAAACCTCTCGATATTGCTATTATTACCCGCCAGCTTGCCACTATGATTAAAGCAGGTGTCCCTATGATTCAAGCATTAGAAATTATTGCTGAAGGGGCAGAAAAGCCAAAAATAAGGGAACTGTTAGATAATATTAAGATAGAGGTTGCTTCAGGTAATAGTTTTACTTCAGCATTAAGGAAACGGCCACTTTATTTTGACGAACTATATTGTAGTTTGATTGAGTCAGGGGAAAAATCAGGTACGTTAGAAACCTTATTAGATCGTGTTGCAGGCTATAAAGAAAAAAGCGAGTCTCTAAAGAAAAAAATCAAAAAGGCCATGATCTATCCTATTGCTATTCTTGTAGTAGCGGCTATTGTGTCAGCTATTCTATTAGTCAAGGTCGTTCCTCAGTTTGCTCAAGTTTTTACCAGTTTTGGTGCTGATCTACCATGGTTAACTCAACAAGTAGTGGATGCTTCTGAATACCTTCAATCGGATGGATGGAAAGTAATTATAGCTATCATCGTCATTGGGTTTGCTTTTAAAGAAACTTATAAACGATCAATGTCATTTCGTAATATTGTTGATAGGGGGTTATTGCGTGTCCCTGTAATCGGCGCCGTCATCCATAACTCTTCTATTGCTCGTTTCACACGTACGCTATCTACTACTTTTGCTGCTGGAGTTCCTTTAGTTGAAGCATTAGAATCAGTTGCCGGTGCAACGGGTAATATTGTTTATAAAAATGCAGTACTAAAAATTAAACAAGATGTATCCACAGGTCGCCAACTTAATTTTGCAATGCGTAGTAGTGGTGTATTCCCCTCTCTGGCCATTCAGTTAACCGCTATTGGTGAAGAGTCAGGTTCTCTCGATGGGATGCTTGGAAAAGCAGCAGACTTCTATGAGGAAGTTGTTGATACCATCGTGGATAGCTTATCAGCATTAATGGAACCCGTTATCATGGTGGTATTAGGGGTTATTATTGGTACGCTTATTATTGCGATGTACTTACCTATCTTCCAAATGGGGCAAGTTGTTTAA
- the pilB gene encoding type IV-A pilus assembly ATPase PilB: protein MNASPQALTGLAKIFADSNLLSESDLHKAVEQAKVEHLSLVNYLVQNKKASAKALAAIISERFGLPLFDLSSLSIDTALRTIITEKLARKHRVIPLWRRGNNLFIGISDPANQQGLKDIQFNTGLPLDAILIEDDKLTSLLDRFFDEGAEQVTTTNLTKTMAAGDEEKEDESIVNFVNQMLLMAIRSGASDLHFEPYEKSYRVRFRTDGILQIKSRPPLELASRISARLKVMSNMDISERRKPQDGRIKLKVSERKSIDFRVNSCPTLWGEKIVLRILDSSSAQLGIDQLGYEPDQKQLYLDALGHPQGMILVTGPTGSGKTVSLYTGLNILNTPDINISTAEDPVEINLEGINQVNVNPRQGLDFSSALRAFLRQDPDIIMVGEIRDLETAEIAIKAAQTGHMVMSTLHTNSAPETLTRLMNMGVAAFNLATSVNLIIAQRLARRLCGHCKEELELPKEVLIKAGFPPEKIGTFSVFGPKGCDRCNNGYKGRVGIYEVVKITPALQRIIMAEGNSIEIADEARKEGFDDLRTSGLKKVMAGLTSLEEVNRVTSD, encoded by the coding sequence ATGAATGCATCTCCTCAAGCCCTCACTGGGCTTGCAAAAATATTTGCTGACAGCAATCTTTTATCAGAAAGCGATCTCCATAAAGCTGTGGAGCAAGCAAAAGTAGAACATTTATCGCTGGTTAATTATCTCGTTCAAAACAAAAAAGCGAGCGCAAAAGCGTTAGCCGCAATTATTTCTGAACGGTTTGGTTTACCTCTTTTTGACTTATCAAGCCTATCCATTGATACAGCTTTAAGAACAATTATTACAGAGAAGCTAGCCAGAAAACACCGTGTTATCCCTTTATGGAGACGAGGCAATAACCTATTCATTGGTATTTCAGACCCTGCCAATCAACAAGGTCTCAAAGATATTCAGTTTAATACTGGATTACCTCTCGATGCAATTTTAATTGAAGACGACAAACTGACCTCGTTGCTTGATCGTTTTTTTGATGAGGGTGCCGAGCAAGTTACTACCACCAACTTAACAAAAACGATGGCGGCAGGTGATGAGGAAAAAGAAGATGAATCAATTGTTAACTTCGTCAATCAAATGCTTCTTATGGCTATTCGTTCAGGCGCGTCTGACTTACATTTCGAGCCCTATGAAAAAAGTTATCGAGTCCGTTTTCGTACAGATGGTATTTTACAAATAAAATCACGTCCACCTTTAGAACTTGCTTCACGTATTTCTGCGCGCCTAAAGGTCATGTCAAATATGGATATTTCTGAGCGTAGAAAACCTCAAGATGGACGTATTAAATTAAAAGTTTCAGAAAGAAAATCTATCGATTTTCGGGTTAACTCATGCCCTACCCTATGGGGTGAAAAGATTGTATTACGTATTTTAGACTCTTCCAGTGCCCAATTAGGAATTGATCAGCTTGGTTATGAACCTGATCAAAAACAACTTTATTTGGATGCTTTAGGTCATCCTCAAGGAATGATTCTAGTAACTGGCCCCACAGGATCAGGTAAAACGGTATCTCTTTATACAGGTCTTAATATTTTAAATACTCCTGATATCAATATTTCAACCGCTGAAGACCCTGTAGAAATCAACCTTGAAGGGATCAACCAAGTTAACGTTAATCCTCGACAGGGTTTAGACTTCTCCTCAGCACTCCGGGCATTCTTACGTCAAGACCCTGACATTATCATGGTGGGGGAAATTCGTGACCTTGAAACAGCAGAAATTGCTATTAAAGCAGCACAAACAGGTCATATGGTAATGTCTACGCTGCATACCAACAGTGCTCCTGAAACATTAACACGTTTAATGAATATGGGGGTCGCAGCCTTTAACTTAGCAACGTCTGTAAACCTTATCATTGCTCAGCGGTTAGCTAGAAGACTGTGTGGTCATTGTAAAGAAGAGTTAGAGCTCCCTAAAGAAGTATTAATAAAAGCAGGATTTCCTCCTGAGAAAATAGGTACTTTTAGCGTGTTCGGCCCCAAAGGCTGCGATCGCTGTAATAATGGCTATAAGGGTCGTGTAGGTATTTATGAGGTCGTTAAAATAACACCTGCATTACAACGTATTATTATGGCAGAGGGCAACTCTATCGAGATTGCCGATGAAGCAAGAAAAGAAGGGTTTGATGACTTACGCACATCAGGACTCAAAAAAGTTATGGCAGGCTTAACGAGTCTTGAGGAAGTCAATCGAGTGACATCAGATTAA
- a CDS encoding fumarate hydratase, whose translation MTVIKQDDVIQSVADALQYISYYHPLDFIEAMKEAYDREESPAAKDAIAQILVNSKMCATGHRPICQDTGIVTVFVKVGMDVQWNGTTMSLDEMINEGVRRAYTCPDNVLRASILADPAGARKNTKDNTPAVIHYSVVPGNTVEIDIAAKGGGSENKSKMAMLNPSDSVVDWVLKTVPTMGAGWCPPGMLGIGIGGTAEKAALMAKESLMEHIDIHELKARGAKNRTEELRLELFEKVNELGIGAQGLGGLTTVLDVKIKDYPTHAASLPVCMIPNCAATRHAHFVLDGSGPAELKAPPLSAYPEITESGANTARRVNLDTLKPEDVLTWKSGETLLLNGKMLTGRDAAHKRMVDMLNKGEKLPVDLKGRFIYYVGPVDPVRDEVVGPAGPTTATRMDKFTRQILEQTGLLGMIGKSERGPVAIEAIKDNKAVYLMAVGGAAYLVAQAIKKSKVLAFPELGMEAIYEFDVEDMPVTVAVDSTGISVHTTGPQLWHEKIVEKIHHK comes from the coding sequence ATGACCGTGATTAAACAAGATGATGTTATTCAAAGTGTAGCTGATGCACTGCAATATATTTCTTATTATCATCCGCTTGATTTTATTGAAGCAATGAAAGAAGCTTATGACCGTGAAGAGTCACCGGCTGCAAAAGATGCCATTGCTCAAATCCTCGTTAACTCTAAAATGTGTGCCACTGGGCATCGCCCTATCTGCCAAGATACAGGGATTGTAACTGTGTTCGTTAAAGTTGGTATGGATGTGCAATGGAATGGTACAACCATGAGCCTTGACGAAATGATTAATGAAGGCGTTCGCCGTGCTTATACTTGTCCAGATAATGTCTTACGTGCTTCAATATTAGCTGATCCTGCTGGTGCACGCAAAAACACTAAAGATAATACTCCTGCAGTTATTCATTACTCTGTCGTACCTGGTAATACTGTCGAAATAGATATTGCTGCTAAAGGCGGTGGTTCTGAAAATAAGAGCAAAATGGCAATGTTAAATCCTTCTGACTCCGTTGTAGACTGGGTATTAAAAACCGTACCTACGATGGGTGCAGGCTGGTGTCCTCCTGGCATGTTAGGTATTGGTATTGGTGGTACGGCTGAAAAAGCGGCCCTCATGGCAAAAGAATCGCTCATGGAACACATCGATATCCACGAACTAAAAGCACGTGGCGCTAAAAACCGTACTGAAGAATTACGCTTAGAACTCTTTGAAAAAGTAAATGAATTAGGTATTGGTGCACAAGGTTTGGGCGGACTAACCACTGTTCTTGATGTCAAAATCAAAGACTACCCTACGCATGCAGCCTCTTTGCCTGTTTGCATGATTCCTAACTGCGCTGCAACCCGCCATGCACACTTTGTGCTTGATGGTTCTGGCCCTGCTGAACTTAAAGCACCACCTTTATCTGCTTATCCTGAAATAACAGAATCTGGTGCAAATACAGCACGCCGCGTAAATCTTGATACATTAAAACCAGAAGATGTATTAACTTGGAAGTCAGGTGAAACTTTATTATTAAACGGTAAAATGTTAACGGGTCGTGATGCTGCCCATAAACGCATGGTCGACATGCTTAATAAAGGTGAAAAACTTCCTGTAGATTTAAAAGGTCGCTTTATTTACTATGTTGGCCCTGTCGACCCTGTACGCGATGAAGTAGTTGGCCCAGCTGGCCCTACAACGGCAACACGTATGGATAAATTTACCCGTCAAATCCTTGAACAAACAGGCTTATTAGGGATGATTGGTAAGTCTGAACGCGGCCCTGTCGCCATTGAAGCTATCAAAGATAACAAAGCTGTCTACCTTATGGCTGTAGGTGGTGCAGCTTATCTTGTAGCACAAGCTATTAAGAAATCAAAAGTACTTGCATTCCCCGAGCTTGGAATGGAAGCTATTTATGAGTTTGATGTAGAGGATATGCCAGTCACTGTTGCTGTCGATAGCACAGGGATTTCTGTACATACAACAGGCCCTCAGTTATGGCATGAAAAAATCGTTGAAAAAATTCATCATAAATAA
- a CDS encoding TonB-dependent receptor: MYQPVSSTDCKKIGLTKAMLVALLTPCFLWGQSINAEEKQRDTPSVSEVDPLQLETFDISADASANGLSEAYSGGQVARGARIGILGNQDMMDSSFVSTAYTSKMIQDTQAQSVSDVVRNDPSVQVARGFGNFQEVYVIRGFPIYSDDMMYNGLYGILPRQYVSTEFLERVEVFRGANSFLNGAAPGGSGIGGAINLLPKRAGSEPLTRLSTGVQSGGEWYTATDLARRFGDEQQFGVRLNAARHKGDTAIKREHRKLDMLSLGLDYHTDTVRLSSDLGYQDQRLDQPRPSVTPSGSGVLSVPNAKENYGQPWTYSMERQTFGTFRGEWDILDNVTGWAALGMRKGTEHSILSGPTAQDDGSFKARRSTVAREDTVLSGDMGFMGNFMTGPISHQWAISHNLYNLRSRNAYAWSANSITGNIYYPNYSLMPTDNSLVGGDLSAPHVTDRTQMHSTAIVDTVGLFEDTLLLTAGLRRQNLNVKSYNYNTGNRASSYNKGVTTPMYGLVYKFNPEFSFYANHIEGLAKGDIAPSVSGGTPVVNAGEALTPYRSRQTEFGLKYDGENIGGSLSYFTTKKPFSTVKNGYFSAGGKQRNQGVELMFFGEPVETVRLLGGITYIHAKQIKVADQATKDKYVIGVPKYRANLNAEWDIPFIENLAVNTQVMYTAKQYVNATNTLQVPSWTRVDLGARYLIHVGKQKVTLRAKVENVANRKYWASVGGYAGANYLTMGDPRTYLFSMDVDF, encoded by the coding sequence ATGTATCAGCCAGTATCATCAACCGATTGTAAAAAAATAGGCTTAACCAAAGCAATGCTGGTTGCATTATTGACACCTTGTTTTTTGTGGGGGCAATCGATTAATGCAGAAGAAAAACAACGCGATACCCCTTCGGTTTCAGAAGTTGATCCATTACAGTTAGAAACGTTTGATATCAGTGCAGATGCTTCTGCTAATGGGCTTAGTGAAGCTTATAGTGGTGGGCAAGTGGCACGCGGGGCTCGTATTGGTATCTTGGGTAATCAAGATATGATGGATTCTTCGTTTGTCAGCACTGCTTATACCTCTAAAATGATTCAAGATACCCAAGCGCAAAGTGTTTCGGATGTTGTGCGTAATGACCCCAGTGTCCAAGTTGCTCGTGGCTTTGGAAATTTTCAAGAAGTTTATGTGATTCGTGGCTTTCCTATTTACTCGGATGATATGATGTACAACGGGTTGTACGGTATTTTACCTCGTCAATATGTGTCGACTGAGTTTTTAGAACGAGTTGAGGTTTTTCGGGGCGCTAATTCTTTTTTAAATGGAGCGGCGCCAGGTGGGAGTGGTATTGGAGGAGCAATTAATTTATTGCCAAAAAGAGCAGGTAGTGAGCCACTTACAAGGCTATCGACAGGTGTCCAGTCTGGAGGTGAATGGTATACGGCCACAGATCTCGCGCGTCGCTTTGGTGATGAGCAACAGTTTGGCGTTCGTTTGAATGCAGCACGTCATAAAGGCGATACAGCAATAAAGCGTGAGCATAGAAAGCTTGATATGTTGTCATTAGGTTTAGATTATCACACCGATACCGTGAGGTTGTCGAGTGACTTGGGGTATCAAGATCAGCGGCTTGATCAGCCTCGTCCTAGTGTTACACCTTCAGGGTCAGGCGTTCTAAGTGTTCCTAATGCTAAAGAAAATTATGGGCAACCATGGACCTACTCTATGGAGCGTCAAACTTTTGGAACATTTAGAGGTGAGTGGGATATTTTAGACAATGTAACAGGCTGGGCAGCCTTGGGTATGCGTAAAGGAACGGAGCACAGTATTCTATCAGGGCCAACAGCACAGGATGATGGTTCTTTTAAAGCAAGACGTTCTACGGTGGCAAGAGAAGATACTGTCCTTTCGGGTGATATGGGGTTCATGGGGAACTTCATGACAGGGCCTATTTCTCATCAATGGGCAATTTCCCATAACTTATATAATTTACGCTCACGTAATGCTTATGCATGGTCTGCTAACTCTATTACAGGCAATATTTACTATCCTAATTACTCACTGATGCCGACTGATAATTCACTGGTGGGTGGAGATTTGTCAGCCCCTCATGTGACGGATCGAACACAAATGCACAGTACAGCCATTGTTGATACTGTAGGCTTATTTGAAGATACCTTACTTTTAACGGCGGGGCTTCGTCGACAAAATTTGAATGTTAAGAGTTATAACTATAATACAGGTAATCGAGCCTCATCATATAATAAAGGTGTCACAACACCTATGTATGGTTTAGTTTATAAATTTAACCCTGAGTTTTCATTTTATGCCAATCATATAGAAGGGCTTGCTAAAGGGGATATAGCGCCTTCAGTGAGTGGTGGTACTCCTGTAGTCAATGCAGGTGAGGCTCTAACACCTTATCGTTCAAGGCAAACAGAGTTTGGGTTGAAGTACGATGGTGAAAATATAGGCGGTAGTTTGTCTTACTTTACCACTAAAAAACCCTTTAGTACTGTTAAAAATGGCTATTTTTCTGCTGGCGGTAAGCAACGTAATCAAGGCGTTGAGCTTATGTTCTTTGGCGAACCTGTCGAAACTGTCAGATTATTAGGTGGTATAACTTATATTCACGCGAAGCAAATTAAAGTCGCTGATCAAGCAACAAAAGATAAGTATGTAATTGGTGTTCCTAAATATCGTGCTAATTTAAATGCTGAATGGGATATTCCTTTTATAGAAAACTTAGCAGTAAATACCCAAGTGATGTATACGGCTAAGCAATATGTTAATGCTACGAATACATTGCAGGTTCCCTCATGGACGAGAGTAGATTTAGGCGCACGCTACTTGATCCATGTTGGTAAACAAAAAGTCACACTTCGAGCTAAAGTAGAAAATGTAGCCAATAGAAAGTATTGGGCATCGGTTGGAGGATATGCAGGCGCTAACTACCTAACCATGGGAGACCCAAGAACTTACTTGTTCTCCATGGACGTTGATTTCTAA